The stretch of DNA TCAGCACGCAGACGGACAAGGTGACCGGAGGGTCCGCCAGTTCCAGACGGATCACTGGCATAcgtgattattaataataataatgtctgtGGAGATCGCCATGCATCCAGGTCGTAGTAATCCACAAGGGTGTAGAGTCAgttacatttacagtgtgtgcgtgtgcgcgtgcgtgtgtgtgtgtgtgcgcgcgcgcgcgcgcgtgtgtgtgtgtgtgtgtgtgtgggttgtcaTGCATTCAGGTCATAGTAATCCACAAGTGTGTAGAGTCAGTTACATTtacaatgagtgtgtgtgtgtgttgtcattgaGGTTGAGTAGTGCTGCTGCAGTCCACAGAGTAAATGACtttatttcacttcattcattGAATTACTGAACATAATTATGGTTATGTATTGTTATAGAATTATTCAATATATTATCTGTGGAATTGTTCTTATATAATGTGTCTAATTGTTTTATAtagttctgttttattttactcaaTTCGGTCTCATTCTTATtctattatatttcattatttgtcaAACCTGTGCTCATGTTGTCTCTGGGCTGCCGTTACACcgggaaaggggaaaaaaaataggattATCTTACGTTATTTGATCTATTCTTACTACAGATTGGTTGGTTACTGAAAACAAGCCAGCAGTTGTTGAGTGACTTCTCTCCTTTTGTTCTCCAGGAGAACATTGACCTGTCCAAGTTCCCCGCGGACAGGATCAGGAACTTCTGCATCATTGCCCATATTGACCACGGGAAAAGCACACTGGCTGACAGGCTGTTGGAGATGACTGGTGTGTCTGCTCACCACACACAGCTCAAGTTTAACTCTAAAGAATTTTCACCATCTTAAAGTGGTTTAAATCACAGAATAGTAGTTTAAGGAGACAAGATAATTACGACGTCGCTTTCAAACAGGTGCCATAGCAAAGACTGAGAAGAACAAGCAGGTGCTGGACAAGCTTCAggtggagcgagagagagggatcaCAGTGAAGGCCCAGACCGCCTCATTGTTCTACAGCCATCAGGGTCAACAGTACCTCCTGAACCTCATCGACACACCGGTAGGTCCCCGGCTGGGTGGGACGCTGGTGAGGAGAGGGTGGGAAAAAATGCCTCATGGCAAACTCTGCACCTCGAGGCAGTTGCTTAGGCAGATATATTTACCTACTTAATGCATCACAAAAATGTCCTTATGTACCATGAAGATAGTCTAAAGACGACAACTGAATTTAGGCCTGAAAACACTAGTTTGGAAGAAAATGTACCATTTATTTACTGTGTGATATGTATTTAATGGGCAGTAATCGATTTAGGAGAAAggttgtctctctctttgttgttgttgtgattttactgcactgagcGGGCCGCCAAACCTGCAACCTCGGGTATGTGAGACCCGTACCACCAGGCCAAAGCCCCTGAGTCGTGGCGTCAtctgctagcacgtctcttgaggtgtcgggggagtgatgtttacaaactgtacacacacggTGTTGTGAGGTGTGGCCCGcaatatttttgggggttttcaatttacagagccaaacaaacagattttttttgtttgcgcacacagaaccgacagccagcgcaccgtgaggaaatattcgcagatttttacaaaaatttCGTTGaaatagcttactgcccctttaagtgcaTATTGCCTGATTTCAACTCCTTGTCCATCATATTCGTTGCTGTTAAATCACACATTAAGTGACTTGTGCAAATAGAAGAATCTAGCGAAGttggaaaatgtgtgtatgtttggtgttcttgcgattttttttttttcttctgtcaaattgatttgttttacatGCCGCACAACTACATCTTGCGCTCTCTCCAGGGTCATGTTGACTTCAGCTACGAAGTGTCTCGATCGCTTTCTGCGTGCCAAGGTGTCCTGTTGATTGTCGACGCCAATCAGGTACAGAAGCTGGTGTTATCTTCGAATCACTGCGGCTGTACTTGCTCCATGTGATGCACTcgttaatgttttattgtcgCATGCAGGGGATTCAAGCGCAGACTGTGGCTAACTTCTACCTGGCTTTTGAAGCTCAGCTGACGATCATCCCTGTCATCAACAAGGTACATTCAGACCAGCCACTGTTTGGTTTCTTCACATGTTACTTTGCCTCTGGAATTCTGTGCGTTGGCTACttcttctctgacattttatgcctcagattgatttgaaaaatgCTGATCCGGACAGAGTGGAGTCACAAATTGAAAAGGTGTTCGATATTCCAAGTGAAGAATGCATTCGGGTTAGTTGGAACCTGATCTAagtgtaattattgttttcttcagaagctgcatattttttttaaatgcgtcctaattttttttatctaatctTTTTTCAGATCTCAGCTAAACTTGGAACAAACGTTGAAAAGGTCCTCCAAGAGGTTGTGAACAGGATTCCACCGTAAGAAGGCTCAGgtggttttatttctcacatgaaacatgtttgaattttaaaaaatgaagctgtTTCCCCTTTCCATCTTTATTCTCAGGCCTGTTGCAAGCACCGATGACCCATTCAAGGCCCTGGTGTTTGACTCCAACTTCGACCACTACAGAGGCGTGGTGGCCAACATCGCTGTTGTTGGAGGTCAGGTCAGAAAGGGGGACAAGATCACCTCAGCGTATCTCGGCAAAACCTACGAGGTCAACGAGCTGGGGCTTCTCCGACCAGACGAGCACCCAACACAGAAGCTGTAGGTGGCATTGCTTCTGTTTCaccacatctctctctgtttggtATTTCATCCAAGGGAGCTAATATTAGAAATGAAGCAAAAAGAATTAgtcaatcaacaaaaaaaatatcagttttgatagtttgtgtatatgtgtatttgtgtatgtaatggagttattttatttctgctgtcACATATTTAGTTGTGCAAAGATACtgtagtttttaaatgattatagCTCTAAAATCCTTATGACTAAAAAGAGGGGACAGATTTTGCTGTGCTAGACTATCAGTTAAATGTGGCCATGaatttaaattgcatttattgCAATGCACATATAAGATAACGTAATGCAACACATAGCTTGGAATCATAATGAGGCAGCCTACTGAATAGCtgtgggggttgtttttttaataatctctgGTCCACATAGCAGATAATGATCCTGTGAACAAATGTCCCGACTGTCTACTGAGATGTTTGCTAACATTGTattgtgttcttgttgttgtgtagGTTTGCAGGCCAGGTGGGCTACATGATAGCAGGGATGAAAGATGTGAAGGAGGCCCAGATTGGAGACACACTCTACCTCCAGGAGCAGCCAGTAGAAGCTCTCCCTGGGTTTAAACCTGCTAAGCCCATGGTCTTTGCCGGTAAGAACCACAGCTGCTTCTTGCTTTTCTGTTCTGCAAGATGAGACCAGGAGCTGCAACTGCTAAAAGCACGTTtcgaacaacaacaaacaggatTTAGATGATCATAACTATTAGAACTCTAGTATCTGTGGACGTGAAGGCCCCTCCAGCGCTTGTTGTGTCTCACCAGCGAGTACAGTAAAGTGCAGCCAGTGCTCTCCAAAAGGAAAAGAGTCTTTTATGCTGATGATGtgctctctgccttttttttcttcttcttcttctgtccctcAGGCATGTATCCGATGGACCAGTCAGACTATCCGGGCCTTCGCAGTGCCATTGAGAGACTGACCCTGAATGACTCGAGTGTCACAGTGCAGAGAGACAGCAGTCTGGCCCTGGGAGCAGGCTGGAGGTGAGGATGTTATGAATTagaatttttcttcttttttttttaagtctttatAATCCACAACCTGAGGAGTGGGGATTTTTCTACATATACAGTACCAGTGAAATCACTGAGCAGTGCAGCCATTAAAGTTAAGAGCCTCCCAAAGTCATTACGTTTCCATGTAATTTGCTCTTGCAGAAAAATGTATCCGCATTTTGTGCAAAAAGTACAGAACTCAGGGGAGGTCTCTGCACAAACTTCCACAGCGTTTGACATGAGCTATTGTAAAACACGTCTCACTCACTCCTGGATTCTTTCCAACGAGGCTCTCCATAATTAAAAAGCAATATCAATTATAAAACTGAAGTGAACCTGTGGACCTTCCCATCGCCCTTGCAGACTTGGCTTCCTGGGTCTTCTCCATATGGAGGTGTTCAATCAGAGGCTGGAGCAGGAATACAATGCTTCGGTTATAGTCACGGCGCCCACTGTGCCCTACAAGGCCGTGCTCTCCTCGGCCAAACTCATCAAGGTAAGAGCCACTTCCTGCCCTTACAATGGGGCCTGGCCTGGCACTGTCacaatctgcaaaaaaaaaaagaggttgccacttggaaattggtgaaaaatggAGGCTGTCTGGCATCGCTGCCAAGGCAAAATCACAGCCAGTTTGAAGGCATGATGCATATTTTGTTGTTCAGATTctagattattattttatgtagTAGAGATACATGTACAACAATTCATTTGCTAGATTGTATAGGAGATATTCTGAAAAATATGAAGGACTTCCTTTCTAGCCTGCAGGGGGTAAATGTTTCATACCGAAAGCACAGTGTTTGAGCTGAACTTAACTATAATATCACGTACgcttttggatgtttttttgcaggtttAAGTTGATTCTCATTTCAGGAGCATGGCAGTGAGGAGATCACCATCGTGAACCCCGCTCAGTTCCCGGACAGATCGGTTGTGTCCGAGTATTTGGAGCCCATGGTGCTCGGGACCATTCTTGCTCCAGACACTTACACTGGCAAGATCATGTCTCTCTGCTTGGTaagagggaaatggaaaaaagtaaTGGTGTCTTGAGACTATTTTACCTGAATTTGTTCtttgttgttaatttttttatttatttatactcgATCCATATGGATATACCTTGTAAACATTCTGTTTAGAGTgtagatccttttttttttagtcagaGAGCAATAGTGCCTCTAAAAACTCACAGTCAAGTTGGCCTGATTCTCAAGCCGACTGTAAAATGAAGTTTGACAGGAGATATTAGAGTGCAGCCATGGCTTTTACACTCTCCAAATTGGTCTttgggcaaaaagaaaaaaatactgtacttGGAAACCTTTCCACATTACAGAAGCGTCTACAGGCAGtatctcccacacacacacacacacacacacacacacacacacacacacacacgtgtacgcCGCCTGTCTTCCCTAGTTGTAATTACATGCGAGACCAGTGAAAGCAAAAAATTGTATCATATTGTGTCTGTTGTAAAAAGAATCGCAGAGCTATCCAGAAGAACATGGTGTACATAGACGACCAGCGTGTCATGATGAAGTATATCTTCCCATTAAATGAAGTCGTCGTGGATTTCTACGATCTGCTCAAATCAATGTCATCTGGATATGCAAGGTAAAACTAACCGAGTACAATATGAATATGTACTGTGCTGTCGTCAGCAGTCAtaaacattttgtgttattaaggtctttttgataaatgtaattattaagaaagaaaaaggaaataatatttTCCCTCCTATCCCATAGTTTTCCCCCTCTTGTATCTTGTAGGATAAGATCACGGCCTCTGATTACTCTGAAAGTATTCCATGCATTCAGCAGACCGTGTTTCTGATTTGATCTTCCACACTGTAGCTTCGATTATGAGAACGCAGGCTACCAGGCTGCTGATTTGATAAAGATGGACATTCTGC from Scophthalmus maximus strain ysfricsl-2021 chromosome 9, ASM2237912v1, whole genome shotgun sequence encodes:
- the guf1 gene encoding translation factor GUF1, mitochondrial isoform X3; the protein is MTGAIAKTEKNKQVLDKLQVERERGITVKAQTASLFYSHQGQQYLLNLIDTPGHVDFSYEVSRSLSACQGVLLIVDANQGIQAQTVANFYLAFEAQLTIIPVINKIDLKNADPDRVESQIEKVFDIPSEECIRISAKLGTNVEKVLQEVVNRIPPPVASTDDPFKALVFDSNFDHYRGVVANIAVVGGQVRKGDKITSAYLGKTYEVNELGLLRPDEHPTQKLFAGQVGYMIAGMKDVKEAQIGDTLYLQEQPVEALPGFKPAKPMVFAGMYPMDQSDYPGLRSAIERLTLNDSSVTVQRDSSLALGAGWRLGFLGLLHMEVFNQRLEQEYNASVIVTAPTVPYKAVLSSAKLIKEHGSEEITIVNPAQFPDRSVVSEYLEPMVLGTILAPDTYTGKIMSLCLNRRAIQKNMVYIDDQRVMMKYIFPLNEVVVDFYDLLKSMSSGYASFDYENAGYQAADLIKMDILLNGRSVEELTTIVHRGSAYTAGKAMCERLADSIPRQMFEIAVQAAIGSKVIARETIKAYRKNVLAKCYGGDITRKMKLLKRQAEGKKKMRHIGNVEVPKDAFINVLKRKDK
- the guf1 gene encoding translation factor GUF1, mitochondrial isoform X2; this translates as MSLCALSPLLSRVCRFKVCRRRVQECSTTRCTGWRRRCPRRLPVLCCGVRSVSTQTDKENIDLSKFPADRIRNFCIIAHIDHGKSTLADRLLEMTGAIAKTEKNKQVLDKLQVERERGITVKAQTASLFYSHQGQQYLLNLIDTPGHVDFSYEVSRSLSACQGVLLIVDANQGIQAQTVANFYLAFEAQLTIIPVINKIDLKNADPDRVESQIEKVFDIPSEECIRISAKLGTNVEKVLQEVVNRIPPPVASTDDPFKALVFDSNFDHYRGVVANIAVVGGQVRKGDKITSAYLGKTYEVNELGLLRPDEHPTQKLFAGQVGYMIAGMKDVKEAQIGDTLYLQEQPVEALPGFKPAKPMVFAGMYPMDQSDYPGLRSAIERLTLNDSSVTVQRDSSLALGAGWRLGFLGLLHMEVFNQRLEQEYNASVIVTAPTVPYKAVLSSAKLIKEHGSEEITIVNPAQFPDRSVVSEYLEPMVLGTILAPDTYTGKIMSLCLNRRAIQKNMVYIDDQRVMMKYIFPLNEVVVDFYDLLKSMSSGYASFDYENAGYQAADLIKMDILLNGRSVEELTTIVHREHVMEQLKCMVRDWSGVRQGCAVRQRSHFHPLGAVLTQQGKPCVSDSQTPYRGRCLR
- the guf1 gene encoding translation factor Guf1, mitochondrial isoform X1; protein product: MSLCALSPLLSRVCRFKVCRRRVQECSTTRCTGWRRRCPRRLPVLCCGVRSVSTQTDKENIDLSKFPADRIRNFCIIAHIDHGKSTLADRLLEMTGAIAKTEKNKQVLDKLQVERERGITVKAQTASLFYSHQGQQYLLNLIDTPGHVDFSYEVSRSLSACQGVLLIVDANQGIQAQTVANFYLAFEAQLTIIPVINKIDLKNADPDRVESQIEKVFDIPSEECIRISAKLGTNVEKVLQEVVNRIPPPVASTDDPFKALVFDSNFDHYRGVVANIAVVGGQVRKGDKITSAYLGKTYEVNELGLLRPDEHPTQKLFAGQVGYMIAGMKDVKEAQIGDTLYLQEQPVEALPGFKPAKPMVFAGMYPMDQSDYPGLRSAIERLTLNDSSVTVQRDSSLALGAGWRLGFLGLLHMEVFNQRLEQEYNASVIVTAPTVPYKAVLSSAKLIKEHGSEEITIVNPAQFPDRSVVSEYLEPMVLGTILAPDTYTGKIMSLCLNRRAIQKNMVYIDDQRVMMKYIFPLNEVVVDFYDLLKSMSSGYASFDYENAGYQAADLIKMDILLNGRSVEELTTIVHRGSAYTAGKAMCERLADSIPRQMFEIAVQAAIGSKVIARETIKAYRKNVLAKCYGGDITRKMKLLKRQAEGKKKMRHIGNVEVPKDAFINVLKRKDK